AAAGAAACCTAACAAACTTCAAGATTCTTTACCATCACATCTCTTCAACAAGCCTGGGGTGTCGGTCACCTGGAAGGAGTTTTAAGTAAATCATAAAAGGTACAAGCTGAAAGCACACAAAATCTTATAAAAAAGACTAACCTGAAAATGCTGGTAGTCTAGAGTAATATGACCCATGAGAATTCCTCTTGTTGTAAAAGGATAGTTGCACACCTAAGGACATAAAAGGAAAACTGTCCGGAAAAGGGAGATAAAAGGTAAATGATAATACCATTTCAGTACAAATGCAACTTGATGGTATGTTGATTTCATATAAATCCCATACAGTTATCCTCGGCCTGTTTCATTCTTTCAACCAGGCAAAACCAGACTATGCTTAGTATATCACCAGTTTCAGATGTAAAGAGACCAAAAGCTAGAGCTTCAACCTGAACAGAtcttctttacttacttacCTATCACTTATTTTAGGAATCACCAAACAAGTTCAGAAATGTCACAACCAGTCACATGTTCaacttaaaaattcataaaaactaGCAAATTTATAGATTTATGCCCAAAACATTACAAGACTAAACAATAATAGTACAAAACATGACAGAAAAGATGGACCAAACAGGCTAGGGGAGAGATCTCAAGAAATATCTGACAAAGAAAATGACGAGTCTTGGCAAAAGCAAAACACCAGTATGGCTATATGAAAACAAGAAAGACAAAGAAGGGAGGTCCTCAGGCGTGGTATTTGGCAACTAGTTCAGTAGACTATGTTATGGATGCCGTTGTGGGCAAGACGAGAAGTCAAAAGCACCAAAGATGAAAAAACGATAAAAACAACTTTGACTAATATTCCTAACTAGAATAATTTATATAGTTAGTACTTCATTgcaattaaaagtttttaattttagtttccttaATTATAGTTTCTTATTCTacaagttaattttagtttcttagtaataaaataagacAAATTATTTATAGAGGTTTATGACTATTTCTAACGAGACTAAGGTTAGGAGCTCCCTTTAACGAGTTCCATATATTATTAATCAGAGGTTCTTCTCATGGTAGAAATCGCAACAGGGGAAAAAGCTCCCTCAAAACTTACTTTCAAGTGAATCGCCCAGTGACTCAATCAACAACCCATAACCTTAACAGACCATCTTCTCTTAGAATTCATATGGAAATTTTTCAATACAAATTGGTATTTGACATGGTGTGTCAACCGTTTAGTGCAACCAATTAGCAGCTTTCTTGTCAGTCTGGCTCTTAAAATGTTGAAGAGGGCATGTAGATCGATATCATAAACTATCAAGACTCCTTTCCCTCTCAGTTCTTAATTTTTGAAGTCTTTACTAAAATGTCAACGGTAGatgattcaaaaatattaaaagatctTTTAGTGGGGTTCAAAAGAAGAAAGGATAGCTATTAGCATGAATCCCTCTTTGCTTTATTCAGTTAGGGATTTTTGTATGTATATCaagtttattaatttacttaagGCAGACAAATTGTTTGAACTATGTTGGGAGACCACAATATCAGAAGCACTCAGATTACCATTAAGAACCATTTTTGGGCTAGACTATTTTTCATAGGAATAAAATTAACACCATTTTTTGCAATGCTACTTTAAGCGATAAAGTACTAATCTAAGAAAATAGCACCCAAACCAAAACCTGCAAGTAGTTGTGCAAACCTCAGGCTTTCCTGTTGAAAGTAGACGGACCAATGATGACTTCCCCACATTTGGTGCTCCAACAAGACACAGAGTTGGCATTTCTAGATCCACAACTGGCATGGCTCTCAAAGTCTGGAAACCAAATAATATGAAGATAAACCATCATACATATTCCACTTGCAATAAAATGAGCTTTCAAGGCTAAAGTTAAGGATATTCAAGCTTAAGTCATCAAGAAGAAGCTGAAACGGCCTAAAATGTTTCTACTTTGATGCAGCATAAGCACGTTAATCACATAGAATAAAACAATGAGAGGTATTTTCTTTGACAAATAGAACAAAATTCTGAAAGGACATGACCTTAGAAAAGTAGCAAAACGAACTACAAACATAAAGCACTATTACTCCTGAAAGAGCCAAATAGAATGTCTGTTGGCAGCAATGACTACCATGAACCATCACTTAAACTAAGGAAAGATCATGATTCTAGATGTTTAAAGGTTTGATCCGCATTATACAAACAATCCGATTCTTACAGTCATTCTTGTTCAAGGAAGTCCTTCCTTAATTACCTTAGTAAATAAATATGACACTATGAACCTCCAATGCTAAAAAcataaagagaaagaaatcctGAAGTTAAAGTTTCCATGATCTCTGAGTAAATTCCTCAACACCAgtgaagaaattaattttctagGAGGATGCACCTGTCAGTTACACCTTAGATGGTTTTCCAGCTACAGAGCAAATCACGTATACAAGCAAAAACATACAGACAACTCAAAAACATGTGATGTAATAAGCCAATCTGCATGCCGAGAAAAAATGTCAAGAAAATTCAATATTGTGAAAAACAAGGGTCAAAAAGTTCAAGGCTAAATATCAACAAACTTCAAATTATAGCATTATTGGATGTCCAACTGAAATTAAGACCAAAGGTTCACACTCAGGTATAAATGTCAAATACTCATATGCATCTCTGTACTTACTTTCCATAAAATGACCTCATATTTGGAGGGGTGAACCCCTCATATCCAGCTATGGATTAGgttattaaatttgtttcatgagttcttgaaaaaaatgaagagcCTAAGAAACAGAGATTGTTTAATATTTAGTTCTTGGTTATGCTAAAAGAGATATTTCTAGTTCCTACTTCCACACTCAAAAAGAAATTgttcttatatttttagttatataCTTTTAAGTTAATACTTGTGTTAAACTAgacaatttaaaagatttatgattatatacctTTGCAATATACAATAAATCATCAATAGCCTGTCCTTCACACTTGAAGATTTCTTGAAGTTTCTCCAAACCCTACAATAAcagaaaatatacaaaagtgATAGTACTGAACATCAATAAAAGATCTATATAGCAAAAAGATAATTACTTACCTCAGTCAATCGTTCCTCTGCTTCCTTCTTTGATAAAGACTGCAAAGAGTAAATCAATAGATGCTCAATTAGCATTTTCAAACAGACTTTCAAGTTGTACCTTAAaccatatacatacatatgcGTGCGTAGAAAGAGAGAGGGGGGAttataaatttacaattcaatatgCCAATATTGGAGTTTAAAAGCTCCATACGTGGGTTCATATGCTTGCCACATTTATGTTGAACAATATGTTAGTAATTGAGTATTGACTTCCTTCTTTAGAGTTAAAAATGGCACATGGCAAGCATTAAACTCACCAGTAGAATATTTTAACTCCATTGTAAGGTATAGGATTATAATCCATATATAAATCACATGGTCCTTCGATTAGATTTGAAAGAAACAATGTTACTTTGCCTCTTCATTTTCTTAACACACATACTGGACGCATCATAGAGGACAGGGGTATAAGCGTATGAGTAAGACACTAAAATATATGGGGGAAAACAATGAAAACGTAAAACAGCCCATGCCCAAGTTCAAgcataaaaaagttaaatttgtatttaaatgaAACGGGCACATCAAATACAAGGAGCCCCCCCCCCCCCCGCCTTTTTCCCCAAATAAATCTCTCTGACATCTTTCCTTGAAAAGGGTCTTTAAACATCGTTCTAAGGGAAGCACAAATAACCTTGGCACAAAGAGAAGCATGTTCCTTTCCAACAGATACCACCTTCTTCCTAAGAGCATCTACCTTTTTCAGAACCTGTGAGACAATAACCATGTTTTAATATGGCATTGAAAGAATGGAAGAGTGAATGAACCACATATAGTAATACCATAAAACATACAAGGGTAAGACAgtaataatgtttaaatatgGCACTGAAAGAAAGGGGGGATGGGTAAATAAACCTTCcacaaacaataataaaactGACATAGATATCATTTTGCTTACTTTTAGATGTTATTCCACTGGGACAGCACTAAAGctcaaaattttgtttctaaaaGTCATTCATTTTGCTTATAGATGAATGGATAAAAAGCATCATAATTCTTCGCATATATAACAAGACCATCTAAGGTAAAAAGAAGAGTGAGCTATTAATGAGTACCTCTTCATAATTTCCAGCCCCAAATGTCAACTCAATAAGAGATCGCTCATAAGGATGCAAATAGATTCTTTTGGGGAAATTCTCTATGTACCCTCTCAGTGGAACTGCCAATTCCTGAagataaagtttaaaaaaatgttaaattcaagCAATATATTCATTACTGCAAGCTACAAGTTTTCCTTTATTACAAAAAGAACAGACACTGGAATAAGATCATACTTTCATCAGTGCATCGAGTTGCTTTGCACCTCTATTTCGTTCTCTCTTTGCTACATTTGCAATGCCTAGGTAGGAAACCAAATGTCATGCTAAACCAACAGTTTGACTTGTTGAACTAAATATAACATGAGCAAATGAATTTATTCAAATCTATGTTGCTTTGACTCTTCATTTGTCTTGAAGCACTCGTGTCTGACATATGAGTATAGGGATATAACCTCCAAGAATTCTCCAGATACATGGCAAAACTTGTAAAAAATTTGACCATGCCAATGTCGGACACATGCCCTTATCAAGGACTCGCACCCAAATCCCAAGTGACATAGTATTCAATTACCTTTTGTAGGCAAGACCCTTTTCGCCTTCCTCGAAGCAGATTGGAAAATATCAACTGATGGCATCACCATTGGCAGCTTCTGAAATGCACCAATAGTTTCTACTTTTGCCAATGATTGATCCtaagaacaaaatataaagCCACCAAAAAATCCATTTTTCAGCATAATGAATATCATATTGTTAATCTGCTTGACTAATTATAGTCATGagaataatcatatatcattAAATTCCATCATCTCAGATTAAAGACATGAAGTtggaaatttcaaacattagtCTACATGTAGGATGAGAAATGGTCATAAAAATGCCAAAATCATTGACAAACGGTCACTTAGACTATGAAACTCGGTATTTAGTGATATATAATGGGCACGTGACAGACCACTTTCTCGTctcttaaaaaattttcaataacatCCATGAAGATACGTAGTTAGCCCTTAAAATAGAAGACACAATAATGCATGAGCCATAGGTACAATAATATATCAAAGTTTAGAAAAACAGTATCTTGCCTAAAAGCTTTCCAACAATGCAGCAGAGGCATTTGCtagctttaaaaataaataaataaataaataaacaaaatagctGCTTAATCCACCATCAGAAATTCAGAAGAACAAATAACCTTGGGTTTAGTTTGGGGAGTGGGTACATAGCTTGCTTTGACGAGCTCGCAAGCGAAAGTCTGCATGTTTCTACACAAGCACAAGGTCTTGTGCTTTATAGGCCTCTGCATCTGGTACCAACCTAAATTTGGAGAGCAAAGATGGGAACAAGAGAAactaatttatcattaaaaatgaaataagaaggAAGCTTATATACCTCTTGAGAAGCGGAAGGTTGTTGAAAGATATCTGGAACAAGGGAGGTGGCATGACTCAAGTAGACTAAAGGCGCAGCTCATTCCCCCCAACCACTTGAGAAGCCAATCGCAACTAGGCCCAAAGTTTACCAAACGGTTCCGACTCCTGCCTGCGCCACGGCAAAGCCAGAGATAGACAGATAACTGAGATAAGAGTGAGTTCCGTCGTGTGTGTTTTTTCTCTTTGGGAAATGAATACTGGTACTACGGGCCTAGCAGGCCAAGCCCTTCCGGTTTTagaaatattgtttttttttatttattgttattattagtaGTAGTATATTTCTTATctattgttaattatttttaagaaaatttaaaagttaaaataagtcaaaaatttatattctttGTATACTTAGACTTTATATCCATATTTTCTTTTCGAGAATTATTTCCCTTCACATTTTGGATccaattattaatactattaaaagaattattaaatttttactgtgacattgaaattttaaaatactcacttaatagttatataacaaaaaattcGACATTATAATGAatctaaatttatcaaaaatttaacggtattaaaaattcttaaaatttacacaatattttaatcaaaataaaatatttaaaataactaacGGTATTATAAAATTGAcctactaaattattttaaaatataaaacatatgattaaattttaaatttaagtagagtataagattaaaatttaactattattacGTAATCTCAAAATACTCTATTAGGACAGTGATCAAATAAGGAAGCCTTAGAGCATTCTATTGACAAATTGAGTATGCCCTTTAAATGATTGTCTATACAAactttcatttcaatttctaaaaaaatatatatatagtaattgATTATATTCAAATTGCAATTTTCCTAGCTTCTTACTCTACCATGATTTGTTTTTCAAGACTTAACTTAAAATGTGTTGTtcgataaaattttaagagatttcGCAAAAAAATAATACTGGGGTCCTCAAAAGTCCTATACTAGATATAGCACCGAGGCTTTAAAAAGGTTTTGTTTGATGGGCCATTTGAGCCTTAAGAGGCTTCGCCAAGTACAACATTGAGGTCCTCAAAAGGCTATTGATGCTTGATTAATCTACTTCTTTGGTAATAGTTTTTTTAACAAGTTTAGGCTTTACAAGGCATAGCCCAATAGGATATTAGAGCCTCAAGAGGCTTTGTTGAAAATGACATTAGGGCCTTCAAAATGCCTATGTTGGAGGCCTCATTGGGGCTTTAAGAATACTTGCCTAATGAGGCACCAGAGCCTCAAGAGGCTTCACAAAGTCTGACGTTGGGACCCTCAAAAAGTCATTAGTGTTTAAACAAGTTGCTTTGTTAGTAATCACATGTTAAGTGAGTTGGGACATTAAAAGGCCTCGCATTGTAATGATTTGAATGTCAGTTGTATTGAAAATTACAGTTTTGAGATCCCATTTCGATCAATggaactcgtaaatatttttattaagataTTTACAGAGTTTTATATgggtgaattaaatttttgataaataaattatttgaaattgtgcTTAACTAGGATTCAGGGGCTAAGGAGGAAGTTCTAGCcaaaggttttcaaattttaaagcctacaattggttaatttaatttagtcattttcttttataatttttatgtttttgagattatgAGAGTTTAATCTAGTTAGTCTatgtatcaaattataaaactgttaaagttttaaaattgcaATAGTTGAGAATTGAACGTTTTAAGtgctaaattgatagattttaagcttaaatgtgaaaaagattaatatgtaaattaaattgataatttcatacattaagatctaaattgaataaaatgtaaaattaactatagaaataagaaataagagGTCGTTGATGGATTATAGTGAAATTAGATTTCAAATTAGAGTTTTATATAGAAAGTTAGATTAGTTCtaattttaaggattaaattgaataaaatacaaaatttatataaaatgacaattgattgtgaatttggttggatattaataataatgtatgtttatgttaattattAGGTTTTTAAAGAGAAATTAGTATCATACAATTTAGAGGTGTAAGACAAGTCCCATTAACCTAATAAAAGTTTCAACATTAGCATCAAATAAAGATGATGACACGTTAATAATTGACTTCATTACAATTTAAGAatgatatatttgaattgattgGAAGTAGTTAGAAAAGAGAATTACGAGAGGAAGAAAAATACAGGTAATAACCAGCTCGGAATCCGCACCTTAATTAtgcaaaacaaaagagaattaGCAAAGGGATCGATGAAAAAAGCGAAAGTTTTTAAttccaacttttttttttagaaaactcCACCATTAAgttaaacataccaaatcggGTCAAAGACTAACAAATTCCACCCAGAGCCGCACAGTTGCCGGCAATCTCCACCACTGAGTAAATGCCAGGCCCAGGTCCCCACCTCATGTATGCTATGAGCTCGGGCCTAGCTCTGACCCATCTCACCAGGGGACGTTTCTCCCCTCACCACACCCTTACCTATACTCTCAACGCCTTCTTCGGCCCTGACATAGGCTCCTTCTCTGAGTGGCTAACCTCTGTTCTCTTCCTTGATTCTTCTGTTCTCGCTTTTTTAGCTGATTCAATCCATCACCCTGTTTATTATGTCTTGATTCTGGGGCTTCCTTTATGCCTTTTCTACTCCTGGGCATCAGGTATTTTGGTGAAAAGAAGCCTTCTTGATTCTGTTTCAGGGGTGAGCTGTTTTAAAGTGGATCAggattcttatttcttttatttacttttattgtgggaaaatagaaagatattttttttttttgataaatgatCTGTTGGTTGAGCCGTAGATTTGGTaggttttgttttcttgtttattGATTTGAGTGCACATGACACCTTTTTTTGCAACAGTTCTGTATGGTCAATGCTGTTAGATTGATGAAAATGGTGATGAATATCAAATGAGTTCTCTGCCTTTGTTTATGAACAAGTTACTTAGCTAAAACTATTTGTTTCAGTTGCATCAAATGATTTGTAATGTCATATCTTGTTATGTGTGTACTTTATTTTTCAGGTGCCACTTTCAAGGAAGCAATGCTTATTGTTGATATCAGCTGGTTCTTTTTCCCACTTTTTCCTTGACCATTTATTTGAGGTGAATTTTAGAGATTCCTTTTTTCATGACATGTGGCTAATTGTATCTGATTTGTTTATTCCCCGGTAATTAGCATGTAAGTGTcgttatgcaatatgatgctgGAAATTGTTGCAAAATAGTTTGCCAATGCAAAGGAAATTGATGTTTGAGGATGGacaattctgtttctttttgtgACAGAAATCATGAACTTATTAGTCAAAATGCTATACTGACTGCATAATTATGATTCGATGGCTCATTGGAGAGGAGGGTGTAAAAGTTGTCTTGGTATGGCACAGCAGTGTACTGGGTGCTAAGGAAATGTATGTGTGGATTGGCATGCGCCAGCATATCCAATTTATCATTAAGATCTCATTGAGAATTTTAAAGTTTGTTTGTTGCTTATTCATGATTTGTGCTTAAATGCAGATTCCTGAAAATGGACATTAGGGCCGTTGTTGGGTTAGGGAACAGTTTGGACTTTGTAAGAAGgcaaataatatgaattatccTATGAGAGGGGGAGTTACAATACTTGTTTTCATGGTTGTTCCACCTTGAAATAATTAGATATggttaatttattcaatcattAGGTAGCAATTAATGCTTTTTTAAGCatgatttaatttgtttttttggtaGCTTCCTTGAGATGAGTTACTGTAGTTTTTTTGCTCCCATCCTTTGTCATTGCACCTATATCACACAGTGCTACATGATATGATACaaaagaattgaattattgtcTTGCCACCTTGCTGGATTACCATGTTAGGGATCATCTGGTTTGGTCATGTTAGCAGTATTATGATTTAAATAGTGTTAGAGGCCCTTTTATATGATTACACCGAGTGACATGAACATTCCTTGTTAAGGCATTCTTTTCTCTTGAATATCAGGTATCTTATCTGGGGTgcatattttgaaaaatggtGAAGTACAAGAAGAAAATGCTAGTTATTAGGGTATGATTTTCCCTTACAACCAAACAGAAACGAAATCTTTTGTACCTAGGAAGTTACTTTCTgcataattttaacaattgaatGCTTGGAAGGGCTTATGTTTCATGTCTTTGGTCAGCATCATTGAATATCTTGTTTTCTATAAGGCTCTGAGTCTTTGTTTTCTTGCAATACCTTGTATGACATTTGCGCCTTGCACGTATCCAGACATGGGAATGTCAATATGACTCTCAAAGATTCATGGATAAACATAAAAGAAGTTGCATTATACTCGTTACAAACTCACACATATCCAATGCTCACACCCGATTTCAAGTGACATAgcttatctttattttttgttcagcATTTCTTTTGCATAATTTTGTAGACCTTATACAAAGATAAACATACAGGAAAATGGTAAGTCATCCATGTATACTTGGATATTGAGCACTGGCTGGTGGATAAACCGTGCACCTGTTAACCCAGATGCTGTGGTTGTAGTTGGATTCCTGTGCACTTGTTTAATTGGTGGCTTCATTTACATCAACAGGTGCTTATTTCTCACATTTGATATGTTTGTTTGATCTTATCATTTTCAGCTTTGAGTTTGAGTCTTGAGGAACTAATATTTTACACAATCCTGTTTGCAGAGTGGGGTTGCCAAAATCTACCAGAAAACAATCATACCAATCAATGAAACTTATTATGATCATAGCAAGCCTGTATTCTTTCTGGTGTGCAAGCCAAACATACTGGGCTAATCCTCGACGGCCAGCAGTTGGCGAAGAAGCTGATCTTGGAGTCCTTGTATTCTTAGCTACCTACTTTCTTCTTCCCCATGGTCTCTGTATATTGTCCATGAACTCCGAGGATCTCCACACCGATCATATCCCTCTTTAATGGAGAAATTCAGCAATCTTAtgctaagaaaaaaaagaatagtgTCTGccgaaaaggaaaaagaaaaggaagaggCTGCTCTGTATTTAGAATTACTTGTGTTTGTGTCCTAGGGTTGGAGGTGAAGTTTTTAGTGAAAAGGATGAAAGGAACTTACTGAAGTTTTTGGGGAATCCCTATAGTATCTGCTAGAAAGTACTGACTGAAGTTTGGAGAGCATTCCATCTTAACAtggtaaaaatgtgatttttagtTCATAAAATCAATCTATCCATCCATTTGCTAAAAGAATGAAGTTGAATTTCAATAGAGGTTGATTAATTACTTTTTGAGGCATTATATTAACTCTTAAGGAGGggaacttttaaatttttatgcatgAATATTAGGAGTCCTAAAATTCAATTGTTATGTTCTTTATATGCTAACTGTGTTATTTTCTCACAAcactttcaaaaacatttttaaatgaatttgttTCCTAACAAGAACTCATCCCAATATTTCGTATACTTCAACAAGTATGCTTTAGATATTAGTTGTATGCATCAAGGCTAACATACgtttatatttacattaatcACGAATGTCTTAAAAAAACATAGCTTTGATCTTATACTTATAAATCCTCATAACCGTTTGTAGAGCTTATGTCTGGTGGGCTTCATCCAATTATTGATCTTATTAATCATGCCACAAAAATGAAAGAAGatcttttatcactttaacaGAGTGTTAAGTTTTTATGACTGCCAAAGTCGATCCACTCTAGAGCGTATCTGAACACTAGTGACTACCACTTCTAATTCACAATGGACACTTACATGAATTAAGCTCTAGATTCCTATCAACTCTTGCTATTAACTTTATAAGTCGCTTGACTTGGATACCTAGCCAGGTCATTATGAATGGCCAAAGGGGGTGGCTTCAGTAATGTGAGTGTTGGTGTCATAGAAATGCTAATCCGAGCCCCCTTTGCCCCTTGGTATGGTGTTGGTTCCTAGCTTTTGTAGTGTGCTTGGTAGGTAGGGAATGTTAGGGTATGGGTTTGCCGGATGTGC
The window above is part of the Gossypium raimondii isolate GPD5lz chromosome 9, ASM2569854v1, whole genome shotgun sequence genome. Proteins encoded here:
- the LOC105797730 gene encoding nucleolar GTP-binding protein 1, whose amino-acid sequence is MSCAFSLLESCHLPCSRYLSTTFRFSRGWYQMQRPIKHKTLCLCRNMQTFACELVKASYVPTPQTKPKDQSLAKVETIGAFQKLPMVMPSVDIFQSASRKAKRVLPTKGIANVAKRERNRGAKQLDALMKELAVPLRGYIENFPKRIYLHPYERSLIELTFGAGNYEEVLKKVDALRKKVVSVGKEHASLCAKSLSKKEAEERLTEGLEKLQEIFKCEGQAIDDLLYIAKTLRAMPVVDLEMPTLCLVGAPNVGKSSLVRLLSTGKPEVCNYPFTTRGILMGHITLDYQHFQVTDTPGLLKRCDEDRNNLEKLTLAVLSHLPTAILYVHDLSGQCGMSPSDQFMIYKEISERFGNHLWLDVISKCDLLKESPVVFITEDREVDHLELVKYRKIGPEGALHVSVKNEDGIDKLKKKVHELLMAQMERIKSKRIQDNIEVA
- the LOC105799998 gene encoding uncharacterized protein LOC105799998, translating into MPGPGPHLMYAMSSGLALTHLTRGRFSPHHTLTYTLNAFFGPDIGSFSEWLTSVLFLDSSVLAFLADSIHHPVYYVLILGLPLCLFYSWASGILVKRSLLDSVSGVPLSRKQCLLLISAGSFSHFFLDHLFEENGKSSMYTWILSTGWWINRAPVNPDAVVVVGFLCTCLIGGFIYINRVGLPKSTRKQSYQSMKLIMIIASLYSFWCASQTYWANPRRPAVGEEADLGVLVFLATYFLLPHGLCILSMNSEDLHTDHIPL